A genomic segment from Pseudorca crassidens isolate mPseCra1 chromosome 4, mPseCra1.hap1, whole genome shotgun sequence encodes:
- the NPFFR2 gene encoding LOW QUALITY PROTEIN: neuropeptide FF receptor 2 (The sequence of the model RefSeq protein was modified relative to this genomic sequence to represent the inferred CDS: inserted 3 bases in 2 codons), whose amino-acid sequence MSENWDSNPSENWHPIWSVSDTKHDLYADSNITYVNYYLHQPQVAAIFIISYFLTFFLCMVGNTVVCFIVMRNTHMHTVTNFFTLNLAISDLLVGIFCMPITLLDNIIAGWPFGSTMCKISGLVQGISIAASVFTLAAITVDRFQCVFYPFKPKLTIKTAFVIIMIIWILAIAIMSPSAIMLHVQEEKYYRVRLNSQNKTSPVYWCRGDWPNREMRKIYTTVLFANIYLAPLSLIVIMYGRIGIALSKTTVPHSGKQNQEQWHVVTKKKQKVIKMLLTVALLFILSWLPLWTXMMLSHYVDLSLNELRVINTYIYPLAHWLAFGNSSINPIIYGFFNENFCRGFQDAFRLHLCQKREKPKEAYTLRAKNNVVINISHLSAQESTIKNPREGFPGGIDIVLCRKSAEKPIQELMIKNXELTDSNEM is encoded by the exons ATGAGTGAaaactgggactcaaacccatcGGAAAACTGGCATCCCATTTGGAGTGTCAGTGACACAAAGCATGATCTGTACGCGGATAGCAATATCACCTATGTGAACTACTATCTTCACCAGCCTCAAGTGGCAGCGATTTTCATTATTTCCTACTTTCTGACCTTCTTCCTATGCATGGTGGGAAATACAGTGGTTTGCTTTATTGTAATGAggaacacacatatgcacacagtcACTAATTTCTTCACCTTGAACCTGGCCATAAGTGATTTACTAGTTGGCATATTCTGTATGCCTATCACGCTGCTGGACAATATTATAGCAG GATGGCCTTTTGGAAGTACAATGTGCAAGATCAGTGGCTTGGTCCAGGGAATATCCATTGCAGCTTCAGTCTTTACTTTAGCTGCAATAACAGTAGATAG GTTCCAGTGTGTCTTCTACCCTTTTAAACCAAAGCTCACTATCAAGACAGCATTTGTCATCATTATGATCATCTGGATCCTGGCCATCGCCATTATGTCCCCATCTGCAATAATGTTACACgtacaggaagaaaaatattaccGAGTGAGACTCAACTCCCAGAATAAAACCAGCCCAGTCTACTGGTGCCGGGGAGACTGGCCAAATCGGGAAATGAGGAAGATCTATACCACTGTGCTGTTTGCTAACATCTACCTGGCTCCCCTGTCCCTCATTGTCATCATGTATGGAAGGATTGGAATTGCACTCTCCAAGACAACAGTGCCCCACTCAGGCAAACAGAACCAGGAACAGTGGCACGTGGTGACCAAGAAGAAGCAGAAGGTCATTAAGATGCTCCTGACTGTGGCCCTGCTTTTCATTCTCTCCTGGCTGCCTCTGTGGAC CATGATGCTCTCACACTACGTTGACCTGTCTCTGAATGAACTGCGGGTCATCAACACCTACATCTACCCTTTGGCACACTGGCTGGCCTTTGGCAACAGCAGCATCAACCCCATCATTTATGGTTTCTTCAATGAGAATTTTTGCCGTGGTTTCCAAGATGCTTTTCGTCTCCATCTCtgccaaaaaagagaaaagcccaAGGAAGCCTACACCCTAAGAGCTAAAAACAACGTGGTCATCAACATATCTCATCTGTCAGCTCAGGAATCTACAATTAAAAACCCAcgtgagggctttcctggtggcata gaTATTGTGCTTTGTAGGAAAAGTGCTGAAAAACCCATACAGGAATTAATGATCAAGA TTGAACTTACCGATAGCAATGAGATGTAA